The genomic stretch ACGCTGCTGGTGGCGCACCGCCGGTCGACGCTGGCGCTGGCCGACCGGGTCGCGGTGCTCGACGCCGGCCGGGTGGCCGACGTCGGCACGGTGGCGGAGCTGGAGGAGCGCTCCCCGCTGTTCCGCGCGCTGCTGTCCGGGTCGGCCGACGACCTGCCCGAGCTCGAGCCGGCGCCGGTGGGCGGGGTCACCCGGGCGACCTGGCCCGACGTGGCGCCGGCCGCCGAGGACGACGGCCCGCTGCGCGCCGCGGCGAGCTCCATCGGCGGGCGGGGCTCGGCGATGGCCGCCGCGGCGCCGACCACCCAGCTCAAGGAGCTGGTGCGCCGGCTGCCGCCGACCAGCGACGAGCCCGACGTCCCCGCCGGGCGGGCCCGGGCGCCCGAACCGGACTTCACCCTCCGTGGGCTGCTGCGCCCGTTCCGCTGGGTGCTCGCCGGTGCGCTCGTGCTGGTGGCCCTGGACACCGGCGCGCAGCTCGCCGTCCCGGCGCTGGTGCGGGAGGGCGTCGACGACGGGATCACCGCCGGCTCGCTGCCGCTGCTGCTGGGCATCGCCGGCATCTCGCTCGCCGTCGTGCTGGCCGACGTCGTCGCCGCCCGGGGCGCGGCCTGGCTGACCGGCCGCACCGGCGAGCGGCTGCTCTACACGCTGCGGGTGAAGACCTTCGCCCAGCTGCAGCGGCTCGGGCTGGACTACTACGAGCGCGAGCTCGGCGGCCGGATCATGACCCGGATGACCACCGACGTCGACGCGCTGTCGGCGTTCCTGCAGAACGGCCTCACCACCGCGCTGATCAGCGTGCTCACGCTGGTCGGGGTGCTGGTCGCGCTGTTCTGGTTCGACGTCGAGCTGGCGCTGGTGCTGGTGGCCTCGCTGCCGGTGCTGGTGGTCGCCACGGTGTGGTTCAGGTCCCGGTCGGTGCCGGCCTACACCGAGGCCCGCGAGCGGGTCAGCGCCGTCAACGCCCGGCTGCAGGAGGACGTCGCGGGGCTGCGGGTCACCCAGGTGTTCGCCCGCGAGGGCCACTCCACGGCGGTCTTCCGGGAGCGGGCACAGGAGTACCGCGACGTCCGGCTGCGGGCGCAGCGCTACATCGCCACCTACTTCCCGTTCGTCGAGTTCCTCTCCGAGGTGGCCGCCGCCGCGGTGCTCGCGGTGGGCGCGGCGCGGCTGACGGCGGGTTCCATCACCCCCGGCGTGCTCATCGCCTTCGTGCTGTACGTGAACACCTTCTTCTCCCCGGTGCAGTCGCTGTCGCAGGTGTTCGACAGCTACCAGCAGGCCTCGGTCGGGCTGCGCCGGCTGCGCGACCTGCTGCGCACCCCGACGTCCACCCCCGCGGCGGCCGACCCGCGGCCGGTGGGCCGGCTGCGCGGGGAGGTGCGGCTGGCCGACGTCACGTTCGCCTACCGCGGGGCCCCGACCCCTGCGCTCCGTGAGGTCTCGCTGACCGTGGCGCCGGGGGAGACGGTGGCGCTGGTGGGGGAGACCGGGGCGGGGAAGTCGACGGTGGTCAAGCTGGTCGCGCGGTTCTACGACCCGACGTCCGGGGCGGTGTGCGTCGACGGCGACGACCTGCGGGACCTCGACCTGCTGCAGTACCGCGCGCGGCTGGGCGTCGTCCCGCAGGAGGCGTACCTGTTCTCCGGCACGGTGCGCGACGCGATCGCGTACGGCAGGCCCGACGCCACCGACGCGGAGGTGGAGGCGGCGGCCCGCGCGGTCGGCGCGCACGAGATGGTGGCGACGCTGCCGCAGGGCTACCGCACCCGGGTGGGGGAGCGTGGGCGGTCGCTGTCGGCCGGGCAGCGGCAGCTGATCGCGCTGGCCCGGGCCGAGCTGGTCGACCCCGACGTCCTGCTGCTCGACGAGGCCACCGCCTCGCTGGACCTGGCCACCGAGGCGGCGGTCACCCGCGCGGCCGATGCCGTCGCGCGCCGGCGGACGACGCTGGTGGTGGCCCACCGGCTGACGACGGCGGCGCGCGCGGACCGGGTGGCGGTGCTGGACGGCGGGCGGATCGTCGAGGTGGGCACGCACGACGAGCTGCTGGCCGCCGGCGGCGCCTACGCGGCGCTGTGGGCGGCGTTCACCGCCGACGAGGACGCCGCCCCGCTGCTCACCTGAGCCGCGTCGCCGAGCCCCGTGCGGAGCGCGGGAGCACTGTGCGGTGGGTGCCCGGATGGCGACCGTTCTGGGCAGTGGGCGCACATCGCTCGGGCGGGACGTCGATGGTGCGACTGCTCACCTGACGTTGCAGCGGAGGGTGGGCGGGGCACAACAGGTCCCATGACGGCGAACACCGCGGACCTGCAGACCGACCGGACGCTGGGCGAGCTCGAGGTGGTGCACCAGTTCACCGACGGGCCGATGCCGACCGGCGTCTCCGTGTCGCACACCGGCCGGGTGTTCGTGAACTTCCCGAAGTGGGGCGACGACGTGCCGGCCACCGTGGCCGAGATCCGTGACGGGCAGGTCGTGGCCTTCCCCGACCAGGCGTGGAACGACCCGTCCGGCGACGACGACCGCGGGGCCTTCGTCAGCGTGCAGAGCATCGTCGTCGACCCCGCCGACCGGCTGTGGGTGCTCGACACCGGCTCACCGCTGTTCCAGCCCACCCAGGTCGGCGGGCCCAAGCTGGTCTGCGTCGACCTCGCCACCGACACCGTCGTGCAGACCATCGTCTTCCCGCGCGAGGTCGCGCTGGAGACCACCTACCTCAACGACGTCCGGTTCGACCTGCGTCGCGGCGAGGCCGGCATCGCCTACATCACCGACTCGGCCGACTCCGGGGAGAACGCGATCATCGTGGTCGACCTGGCCAGTGGCGAGGTCTGGCGGCGGCTGCGCGACCACCCCTCGACCAAGGCGCAGGTGCCCCCGGAGCTGCTCCTCATGGTCGAGGGCCGGCCGTTCCTGGAGCAGCCCGAGCCCGACGCCCAGCCCCAGCCGGTTGCGATGGGCGCCGACGGCATCGCCATCTCCGCCGACGGCGCCCGGCTCTGGTACTGCCCGCTGGCGTCGCGGCACTGGTACAGCGTCGCCACCGACGCGCTGGTCGACCGCGCGCAGGACGACGCGGCGGTCGCCGCCACCGTCGTCGACGAGGGCGACAAGGGCTGCGCCGGCGACGGCCTGGAGACCGATGACGCCGGCAATCTCTACGCCACCGCCGGCGAGCAGAACGCGATCGTGCGCCGCCGGCCTGACGGGACGATGGAGACCGTCGTGCACGACCCGCGGCTGCTGTGGCCCGACACCATGTCCGTCGCCACCGACGGCCACCTCTACGTCACCGCCAACCAGCTGCACCGCCAGTCCCGTTACAGCGGCGGTACCGACCTGCGCCGCTTCCCCTACGTCCTGTTCCGCACGCCGATCGGCGCCGGCCCCGTGCTGCTCCGCCGGTGAGCCCGGCCCTCCTGCGGCGCGGACCGCTCCCGGTGCATCCGGACCGGGCCCGGCGCACGAACGCCGCACGATGACCACCACCTCCGAGGGACGTCACACCCTCGATACGTCGCGCACAACAGGCCGCCGCGCGCGGGCTGACCTACAGTCCGAGACCGTGGCCATGCCGGTGGGTGACGACGAGACGACGATCCGACAGCTGCCGCTGCCCGGGGCACCGCTGGCCGAGGTGGTGGCGGCCCTCGAGTCCCGCTACGACCCGGCGCTGGCCGAGAGCTGGGACGCCGTCGGCCTGGTGTGCGGCGACCCCGCGGAGACCGTCCGCTCGGTGCTGTTCGCCGTCGACCCGACCGCGGCCGTGGTCGACGAGGCGATCGCCACCGGCGCCGACCTGGTGGTGACCCACCACCCGCTGCTGCTGACCCCGGTGCACGGCGTCCCGGCCGACGACGCCAAGGGCCGGCTGGTGCACCGGCTGATCCGCGCCGGCATCGGGCTGTTCGCCGCGCACACCAACGCGGACCGCGCCGCCGACCACGGGGTCAGCGACGCCCTGGCCGCGGCGCTCGGGTTGGCCGACACCCGCCCGCTGGAGGCGGTGGGCGCTCCCCGGACCGACACCCTGGTCGCCTTCGTCCCGGTGGCCGGCGCCGACCGGCTGGCCGACGCGCTGTCCGCGGCCGGCGCCGGGGTGATGGGCGACTACACCCGCTGCGTCTGGCAGACCACCGGCACCGGCTCCTTCATCCCCGGTGGGGAGGCGCACCCGGCGATCGGCTCGCAGGGCCGGCTGGAACGGGTCGCCGAGGCCCGCCTGGAGATGGTCGTACCGCGGGACCGCCGGGCGGACGTGCTGCGCGCGCTCCAGGAGTGGCACCCCTACGAGGACCCGGGCTACGCCTTCTTCGAGAACTCGGCGACGCCCTCCCGGGCAGGTCTCGGCCGGGTCGGCGAGCTGGCCGAGCCGA from Modestobacter roseus encodes the following:
- a CDS encoding Nif3-like dinuclear metal center hexameric protein, with the translated sequence MPVGDDETTIRQLPLPGAPLAEVVAALESRYDPALAESWDAVGLVCGDPAETVRSVLFAVDPTAAVVDEAIATGADLVVTHHPLLLTPVHGVPADDAKGRLVHRLIRAGIGLFAAHTNADRAADHGVSDALAAALGLADTRPLEAVGAPRTDTLVAFVPVAGADRLADALSAAGAGVMGDYTRCVWQTTGTGSFIPGGEAHPAIGSQGRLERVAEARLEMVVPRDRRADVLRALQEWHPYEDPGYAFFENSATPSRAGLGRVGELAEPITLRQFAERVARVLPATPGGVRVAGDPDRPVRTVAVCGGSGGSLLGAATAAGADVLLTSDLKHHAVSDALETPGPALVDVAHYASEWPWLSVAGELLARDLGGRVQVAVSEHRTDPWTWHVPNPADDR
- a CDS encoding ABC transporter ATP-binding protein produces the protein MTRPPGTEQRSAGGWLRRLTGYCLRHRRDLVGAFAAALAGSVIAALVPLLTREVVDRVVAGAEDGGAVDVTPFVVALVVAGALRFAAGFVRRYLAGRLSLDVQMDLRSDVHTALARLDGPGQDRLQTGQAVSRSISDITLVQGLLAFLPNLTGNALLFVVSLGVMAWLSPLLTVVALAVGPALWWLALRSRRDLFPANWAAQQQAGVLAGDVEAAVSGVRVVKGFGQEDRELDRVDGGARTLFGARMRVVRFTARYNPLLQAVPALGQVGVLALGGWLALRGSISLGTFLAFATYLAVLVSPVRQLAAVLTIGQQARAGVERVLEVIDTHPTLVSGSTPLPGGPLTVELDEVTFGHDRDRPVLAGVSLRIEPGETLALVGSSGSGKSSVVSLLPRFYDVDAGAVRVGGVDVRELDTTALRAALGVVFEDSFLFSDTVRANIAFGRPDATDAEVRAAARAAQADGFIAALPHGYDTVVGEQGLTLSGGQRQRIALARALLPDPRVLVLDDATSAVDAAVEARIHAALRTAVQGRTTLLVAHRRSTLALADRVAVLDAGRVADVGTVAELEERSPLFRALLSGSADDLPELEPAPVGGVTRATWPDVAPAAEDDGPLRAAASSIGGRGSAMAAAAPTTQLKELVRRLPPTSDEPDVPAGRARAPEPDFTLRGLLRPFRWVLAGALVLVALDTGAQLAVPALVREGVDDGITAGSLPLLLGIAGISLAVVLADVVAARGAAWLTGRTGERLLYTLRVKTFAQLQRLGLDYYERELGGRIMTRMTTDVDALSAFLQNGLTTALISVLTLVGVLVALFWFDVELALVLVASLPVLVVATVWFRSRSVPAYTEARERVSAVNARLQEDVAGLRVTQVFAREGHSTAVFRERAQEYRDVRLRAQRYIATYFPFVEFLSEVAAAAVLAVGAARLTAGSITPGVLIAFVLYVNTFFSPVQSLSQVFDSYQQASVGLRRLRDLLRTPTSTPAAADPRPVGRLRGEVRLADVTFAYRGAPTPALREVSLTVAPGETVALVGETGAGKSTVVKLVARFYDPTSGAVCVDGDDLRDLDLLQYRARLGVVPQEAYLFSGTVRDAIAYGRPDATDAEVEAAARAVGAHEMVATLPQGYRTRVGERGRSLSAGQRQLIALARAELVDPDVLLLDEATASLDLATEAAVTRAADAVARRRTTLVVAHRLTTAARADRVAVLDGGRIVEVGTHDELLAAGGAYAALWAAFTADEDAAPLLT
- a CDS encoding L-dopachrome tautomerase-related protein: MTANTADLQTDRTLGELEVVHQFTDGPMPTGVSVSHTGRVFVNFPKWGDDVPATVAEIRDGQVVAFPDQAWNDPSGDDDRGAFVSVQSIVVDPADRLWVLDTGSPLFQPTQVGGPKLVCVDLATDTVVQTIVFPREVALETTYLNDVRFDLRRGEAGIAYITDSADSGENAIIVVDLASGEVWRRLRDHPSTKAQVPPELLLMVEGRPFLEQPEPDAQPQPVAMGADGIAISADGARLWYCPLASRHWYSVATDALVDRAQDDAAVAATVVDEGDKGCAGDGLETDDAGNLYATAGEQNAIVRRRPDGTMETVVHDPRLLWPDTMSVATDGHLYVTANQLHRQSRYSGGTDLRRFPYVLFRTPIGAGPVLLRR